Proteins from one Prevotella sp. E2-28 genomic window:
- a CDS encoding DUF6633 family protein: METTVAQELINRKKESGTYLAPQLKLSPDLVRLRNEPSYAKSVNKLMRKYPTFNDFAIANTPLRQFSLCQDPEQCIYGDSPCLRLLDVTYGRFASAIWLVPQIADISVCCGLKEDASEAQIKLVATAIASKYKYLKTDEVMLFLFNFKAGFYERFYSYFDPQTIIKSMSSFLQERTNIIEEHDREMRRIKAEYEKNQLQLPKK; the protein is encoded by the coding sequence ATGGAAACAACTGTAGCCCAAGAATTGATAAACAGGAAAAAAGAAAGCGGGACTTACTTAGCACCGCAACTAAAGTTATCGCCGGATTTAGTTCGACTTCGGAATGAGCCGTCCTATGCAAAAAGCGTAAATAAACTTATGCGGAAGTACCCTACTTTCAACGATTTCGCAATTGCCAATACCCCATTGCGACAGTTCTCCCTATGTCAAGATCCTGAACAATGCATTTATGGAGATTCACCATGCTTAAGGTTGCTTGATGTTACGTATGGAAGATTCGCGTCTGCCATCTGGCTTGTTCCACAAATAGCAGATATTAGCGTCTGTTGTGGATTAAAGGAAGATGCAAGTGAAGCACAAATCAAATTAGTAGCAACAGCAATTGCGAGCAAATACAAATATCTGAAAACCGACGAAGTGATGTTGTTCTTGTTCAATTTCAAGGCAGGCTTCTACGAACGATTCTATAGTTATTTCGACCCTCAAACTATCATCAAAAGTATGTCAAGTTTTCTTCAGGAACGCACAAATATCATTGAAGAACATGACCGAGAGATGAGAAGAATCAAGGCAGAATATGAGAAAAACCAATTACAACTTCCGAAGAAATAA
- a CDS encoding site-specific integrase: MRKKLLNTKVTVKLRKSEYKEEWYLIVEAYPVYDPCNPKRKRVIESINRIIRTPIWDKSSVIGITPDGDYKYRPKRDANGVILCSSQLDQESCIYADEVRKLRQHEYDSAIIYTDKEAEILAQNERGEQDFIKYFEGIIYKRHPNSSDSIIVNWERVAELLKLYSHGKPIPFKTISVKLLEDLKMFLLAAPQGGNKKGIIKQNTASTYFAIVKAGVRQAFIDEYLTVDVSSKVNGIPAQDALREVLNLEEIKRLAKTPCKSDILRRASFFSIMTGLRHCDIKGLTWGRLQFLNNSWQIVKVQKKTVVPEYHPISDQAYELCGERREPDRLVFEGLQNPSWINRPVKEWIEAAGITKHITFHCFRHSFATLQLENGTGLYTIQKMLGHKNVRTTQIYTHMVDSAKIKAANSIYIDDLNPDKTKK, translated from the coding sequence ATGAGAAAGAAGTTATTAAACACAAAAGTGACCGTTAAGCTCCGCAAGTCGGAGTATAAGGAAGAATGGTATCTGATTGTTGAAGCATATCCAGTTTACGACCCATGTAATCCAAAACGCAAAAGGGTTATCGAATCAATAAACCGAATCATACGTACCCCTATTTGGGACAAATCGTCTGTGATAGGCATTACACCTGATGGAGATTATAAATATCGTCCTAAGAGAGATGCAAACGGAGTGATTCTTTGTTCCTCTCAACTGGACCAAGAATCATGTATCTACGCTGACGAGGTGAGGAAACTCCGCCAACATGAGTACGATAGTGCTATCATTTATACAGACAAGGAGGCTGAAATACTTGCACAGAACGAGAGAGGTGAGCAAGATTTCATCAAATACTTTGAGGGGATCATCTATAAGCGTCATCCCAATAGTTCTGATTCTATTATTGTTAACTGGGAACGTGTTGCTGAATTGCTAAAGCTTTATTCTCATGGCAAGCCCATACCATTCAAGACTATATCAGTAAAACTGCTTGAAGACCTGAAAATGTTCTTATTAGCTGCGCCCCAAGGTGGAAACAAGAAAGGAATAATCAAACAAAATACGGCTTCTACCTATTTTGCCATCGTAAAAGCAGGAGTTAGACAAGCTTTCATTGACGAGTATCTCACTGTTGATGTCAGCAGTAAGGTAAATGGCATTCCTGCCCAAGATGCACTCCGCGAGGTGCTCAATCTAGAGGAAATCAAAAGATTGGCTAAAACACCATGTAAAAGTGATATTCTCAGAAGGGCATCTTTCTTTTCTATCATGACTGGTCTTCGCCACTGCGATATCAAGGGATTAACATGGGGCCGACTACAATTTCTTAATAATTCTTGGCAGATTGTGAAGGTCCAGAAGAAGACCGTAGTACCTGAATACCACCCGATTTCTGATCAGGCTTATGAATTATGCGGAGAACGACGCGAGCCTGACAGGCTGGTTTTTGAGGGGCTTCAGAATCCATCTTGGATTAATCGGCCTGTCAAAGAGTGGATTGAAGCTGCTGGCATTACCAAACACATTACCTTTCACTGCTTTCGTCATTCTTTTGCAACGCTACAGCTAGAGAATGGGACTGGGCTCTATACCATCCAGAAAATGCTTGGGCATAAGAATGTGCGAACGACACAAATTTATACCCACATGGTAGATTCTGCCAAAATAAAAGCTGCAAACTCCATCTATATTGATGATTTGAATCCTGATAAGACAAAGAAATAA
- the recA gene encoding recombinase RecA, with translation MAKKEETEQLTPQQEKMKALQAALSKIEKDFGKGSIMRMGEEKIENVEVIPTGSISLNAALGVGGYPKGRIIEIYGPESSGKTTLAIHAIAEAQKAGGVAAFIDAEHAFDRFYAQKLGVDIDNLYISQPDNGEQALEIADQLIRSAAIDIIVIDSVAALTPKKEIEGDMGDSAVGLHARLMSQALRKVTSTIAKTNTTCIFINQLREKIGVMFGNPETTTGGNALKFYASVRLDIRKSAPVKDGDNIIGNQVKVKVVKNKVAPPFRKAEFEITFGEGISKVGEIVDLGVEYGLIKKSGSWFSYEDSKLGQGRDAVKTLLTDNPELCEELETKIMDILKTQK, from the coding sequence ATGGCTAAAAAAGAAGAAACAGAACAGCTGACTCCGCAACAGGAGAAGATGAAAGCCCTGCAAGCTGCCCTGTCGAAGATTGAGAAGGACTTCGGCAAGGGAAGCATCATGCGCATGGGCGAAGAAAAAATAGAGAACGTAGAAGTCATCCCTACTGGTTCAATAAGCCTGAACGCCGCACTCGGAGTTGGCGGTTATCCTAAGGGACGTATCATCGAAATCTATGGTCCTGAGTCATCTGGTAAGACCACGCTGGCTATCCACGCCATCGCTGAAGCCCAGAAGGCTGGCGGTGTGGCAGCATTCATTGATGCTGAGCACGCTTTCGACCGTTTCTATGCCCAGAAGCTGGGTGTTGATATTGACAATCTGTATATCTCGCAGCCCGACAATGGTGAACAGGCACTCGAGATTGCCGACCAGCTCATTCGTTCTGCTGCCATCGACATCATCGTTATCGACTCTGTGGCTGCCCTGACTCCTAAGAAGGAGATTGAAGGTGACATGGGCGACTCTGCCGTAGGTCTGCACGCTCGTTTGATGAGTCAGGCCCTGCGTAAGGTAACCTCTACCATCGCCAAGACCAATACTACCTGTATCTTCATCAACCAGCTACGTGAAAAGATTGGCGTGATGTTTGGTAATCCTGAGACTACCACTGGTGGTAATGCTCTGAAGTTTTACGCCTCAGTACGCTTGGACATCCGCAAGTCTGCCCCCGTCAAAGACGGCGACAACATCATTGGTAATCAGGTGAAGGTGAAGGTAGTCAAGAACAAGGTGGCTCCTCCCTTCCGCAAGGCTGAGTTTGAAATCACCTTCGGCGAAGGTATCTCAAAGGTTGGCGAGATTGTTGACCTGGGTGTTGAGTACGGTCTCATCAAGAAGAGTGGCTCATGGTTCTCTTACGAAGACTCTAAACTGGGACAGGGGCGCGATGCTGTGAAGACATTGCTGACTGATAATCCTGAACTCTGCGAGGAACTCGAGACCAAGATTATGGATATCCTCAAGACGCAGAAATAA
- a CDS encoding CBASS cGAMP-activated phospholipase, producing MNEKDNKFKILSIDGGGIRGIIPAKVLYHLEEEAIKKDGPNARLCDYFDLVCGTSTGGIIAIGIALGMTAKEILNLYKDNAKKIFPSKSTAKAFLANQPYYNRKVLEELLAKNFNQQDYNNNTARIYHCKTRLCIPAYDLDKGEEHVFKTDHLHNMTRDCHMPIVNVALATAAAPVYYSPYSFKYTEMNSVNECSYINNVDGGVLANNPALIGLTEAVYCLDIPLENIEVLSLGTGTFNLKDQSSIKKRGLRYWLLPHKKSLRIYEVMASGQSIYIDNTMKLMSQGAGHDQKGRFRYHRIQKMLEQNIPMDASDDGSLNRLANIGQELYKNNLEHLKHFIQHKIEPYKHNI from the coding sequence ATGAATGAAAAAGACAACAAATTCAAAATTTTAAGTATCGACGGTGGAGGCATCAGAGGCATCATCCCTGCCAAAGTTTTATACCACCTCGAAGAAGAAGCCATCAAGAAGGATGGCCCGAATGCTCGCCTTTGCGATTATTTTGACCTTGTTTGTGGCACCAGCACTGGTGGCATTATTGCAATCGGTATTGCCCTTGGTATGACTGCCAAGGAAATACTTAATCTATATAAAGACAACGCAAAGAAGATTTTCCCTTCAAAAAGCACAGCCAAAGCTTTTCTTGCAAACCAGCCATATTACAACCGCAAAGTCCTAGAGGAGTTGCTTGCAAAAAACTTTAATCAGCAAGACTACAACAACAACACTGCTCGCATTTATCATTGTAAAACACGCCTATGCATTCCTGCTTATGATTTAGACAAAGGCGAAGAGCACGTATTTAAGACAGACCATCTCCACAATATGACTAGAGACTGCCACATGCCTATCGTTAATGTTGCACTTGCAACTGCTGCTGCCCCCGTCTATTATAGCCCTTATAGCTTCAAGTATACTGAGATGAACTCAGTCAACGAATGTTCCTATATTAATAATGTAGACGGTGGTGTCCTTGCTAACAATCCAGCCCTTATCGGATTGACAGAAGCTGTTTATTGCCTTGACATTCCGCTTGAGAATATTGAGGTTCTTTCGCTTGGTACAGGAACATTCAATCTGAAAGATCAATCTTCTATCAAGAAAAGAGGGCTTCGCTACTGGCTGCTCCCTCACAAAAAAAGCCTTCGAATTTACGAAGTGATGGCCTCAGGACAGTCTATATATATTGATAATACGATGAAACTGATGAGCCAAGGGGCTGGTCATGATCAGAAAGGCCGCTTTAGATATCATAGAATCCAGAAGATGCTTGAGCAAAATATTCCGATGGATGCTTCAGACGATGGGTCTCTCAACCGTTTGGCCAACATCGGACAAGAGCTGTACAAGAATAACTTAGAGCATCTAAAGCACTTCATTCAGCACAAAATAGAACCATATAAACATAACATTTAA
- a CDS encoding DUF6291 domain-containing protein — translation MEEVASIIIHLDCYDAIKCLPDELAGILFKSILCYGSTGELPKIDDKSLLALFNMFKAQRDRDKKKYEQKCEKNRENARRRYSSQSETQRSDTIASNRMPSQANACISNNNNEKSNSKNNDNIANAININRESYQSIVQSNGNNCSPRIDKQEKRKRDLLSTATKVIAGFSSTSE, via the coding sequence ATGGAAGAAGTAGCAAGCATCATTATACATTTGGATTGTTACGATGCTATTAAGTGTCTTCCTGACGAACTTGCAGGTATTCTTTTCAAATCCATTCTTTGCTATGGATCCACTGGAGAGTTACCGAAGATTGATGACAAATCATTGCTTGCGTTATTCAACATGTTTAAGGCTCAAAGAGACCGAGACAAGAAAAAATACGAACAGAAATGCGAAAAGAATCGAGAGAATGCACGCAGGAGATATTCTTCCCAAAGCGAGACTCAACGGTCGGATACCATCGCAAGCAATCGCATGCCGTCGCAGGCGAACGCATGCATAAGTAACAATAATAATGAGAAAAGTAATAGTAAGAATAATGATAATATAGCTAACGCTATTAACATCAATAGGGAGTCTTATCAATCAATAGTACAATCAAATGGAAACAACTGTAGCCCAAGAATTGATAAACAGGAAAAAAGAAAGCGGGACTTACTTAGCACCGCAACTAAAGTTATCGCCGGATTTAGTTCGACTTCGGAATGA
- a CDS encoding saccharopine dehydrogenase family protein, producing the protein MSRVLMIGAGGVATVAAFKIAQNADVFTEFMIASRRKAKCDKIVEDIHKAGYKQDIKTAQVDADDVEQLKALFNDYKPELVINLALPYQDLTIMDACLACGCNYLDTANYEPKDEAHFEYSWQWAYRERFEKAGLTAILGCGFDPGVTSIYTAYAAKHHFKEIQYLDIVDCNAGDHHKAFATNFNPEINIREITQKGLYWENGLWVETEPLEIHKDLTYPEIGPRDSYLLHHEEIESLVINYPTIKRARFWMTFGQQYLKHLEVIQNIGMSRIDEVEYEAPLADGTGVAKVKIVPLQFLKAVLPNPQDLGENYEGQTSIGCRIRGIGNDGKEHTYYVYNNCSHRAAYEETGMQGVSYTTGVPAMIGAMMFCKGLWNTPGVHNVEEFDPDPFMEQLNKQGLPWHEIHDGDLEL; encoded by the coding sequence ATGTCAAGAGTATTAATGATTGGCGCCGGTGGCGTCGCAACAGTGGCAGCATTCAAGATTGCTCAGAATGCTGACGTGTTTACAGAATTCATGATTGCAAGTCGCAGAAAAGCGAAGTGCGATAAGATAGTAGAAGACATCCACAAGGCTGGTTATAAGCAGGATATCAAAACCGCTCAGGTAGATGCTGACGATGTGGAGCAGCTGAAGGCCTTGTTTAATGACTACAAGCCCGAACTGGTTATCAACCTCGCCCTGCCCTATCAGGACCTGACTATTATGGATGCTTGTTTGGCTTGCGGATGCAACTATCTGGATACAGCCAACTACGAGCCTAAGGATGAAGCTCATTTCGAGTATTCATGGCAGTGGGCTTATCGTGAGCGCTTTGAGAAGGCTGGTCTGACTGCCATCCTCGGCTGTGGTTTCGACCCAGGCGTTACCTCTATCTATACCGCTTACGCAGCTAAGCATCACTTCAAGGAGATTCAGTATCTGGACATCGTTGACTGTAACGCTGGCGACCACCATAAGGCTTTCGCAACCAATTTCAACCCCGAAATCAACATTCGCGAGATTACCCAGAAGGGACTTTATTGGGAGAACGGACTGTGGGTTGAGACTGAGCCACTGGAGATTCACAAAGACCTGACCTATCCAGAGATTGGTCCTCGCGACAGCTATCTGTTGCACCACGAGGAGATTGAGTCACTAGTTATCAACTATCCCACTATCAAGCGCGCTCGTTTCTGGATGACTTTCGGTCAGCAGTACCTGAAGCACCTCGAGGTCATTCAGAATATCGGCATGAGCCGTATCGACGAGGTAGAGTACGAGGCTCCGTTGGCTGATGGCACTGGTGTAGCAAAGGTAAAGATTGTTCCCCTGCAGTTTCTGAAAGCCGTACTGCCTAACCCACAGGATCTTGGTGAGAACTACGAAGGTCAGACCTCTATCGGCTGTCGCATCCGTGGTATTGGCAATGATGGCAAGGAGCACACCTATTATGTTTACAACAACTGCTCGCATCGTGCAGCTTATGAGGAAACAGGTATGCAGGGTGTCTCTTACACCACAGGTGTGCCTGCTATGATTGGTGCCATGATGTTCTGCAAGGGTCTTTGGAACACTCCAGGCGTTCATAACGTTGAGGAGTTCGATCCCGATCCATTCATGGAGCAGCTCAACAAGCAGGGACTGCCTTGGCACGAGATTCACGATGGTGACCTTGAATTATAA
- a CDS encoding mechanosensitive ion channel family protein, whose product MNSILDKIFAAVPYEQLWQWGLTFCKNLVVAAIVYFIGRYIIRLIIKLFTKMLEKSKVEPTLYTFLNSIINVVCWFVLIIVIVGILGIETSSFIALFASAGVAVGMALSGTLQNFAGGVMILLFRPFKVGDFIEAQGYAGIVKEIQIFNTIIRTGDAQIILIPNGTLSSGTMKNSSKELYRRVDLEFQFEYGADYDEVKNAIMDILKNHPQVIQGPVEDSPIVVAPWIGLLNLGDSGVTVITRSWCKGSDYWAVYFNLNETVYQMLKERGFMFPFNRVDVNILNNK is encoded by the coding sequence ATGAACAGTATTTTAGACAAAATTTTCGCAGCTGTACCCTACGAGCAACTTTGGCAGTGGGGCCTAACGTTTTGTAAGAACTTGGTTGTAGCAGCCATCGTTTATTTCATTGGCCGCTATATCATTAGGTTGATCATCAAGCTGTTCACTAAGATGCTGGAGAAGAGCAAGGTAGAACCTACGCTCTATACATTCCTGAATAGCATTATCAACGTGGTGTGTTGGTTTGTGCTGATCATCGTCATCGTAGGCATCCTGGGCATTGAGACTTCTTCATTCATCGCCCTGTTTGCTTCTGCTGGTGTAGCTGTAGGTATGGCACTCAGCGGCACGTTGCAGAATTTTGCTGGTGGTGTTATGATTCTGCTGTTCCGTCCGTTTAAGGTGGGCGACTTCATTGAGGCTCAGGGCTATGCTGGTATCGTGAAGGAAATTCAGATTTTCAATACCATTATCCGTACGGGTGATGCTCAGATTATCCTCATTCCTAACGGCACCTTGAGCAGCGGCACAATGAAGAACTCTTCAAAAGAGCTTTATCGCCGTGTAGATTTGGAGTTCCAGTTTGAATATGGTGCTGATTACGACGAGGTAAAGAATGCCATTATGGATATTCTGAAGAACCACCCACAGGTCATTCAGGGCCCCGTAGAAGATTCACCTATCGTGGTAGCGCCTTGGATTGGATTGCTGAATCTGGGCGACAGCGGTGTAACGGTCATCACCCGTTCTTGGTGTAAGGGCTCTGATTACTGGGCTGTTTATTTCAACCTGAACGAGACGGTCTATCAGATGCTGAAGGAACGCGGCTTCATGTTCCCATTCAACCGTGTAGATGTAAATATCCTGAATAATAAATAA
- a CDS encoding helix-turn-helix domain-containing protein: protein MTKEVKSLEEMPGALSYLIAKVENLEETVQSLRYKQQASNLPHWMDIDELCSYVPSHPVKQTVYGWVSNKQIPYHKINKALAFLQSEIDDWMKQSHCKSQEELEHEALEFIKRRKTI from the coding sequence ATGACAAAAGAAGTCAAAAGTTTGGAGGAAATGCCAGGAGCATTGTCCTATCTCATCGCAAAAGTTGAGAACTTAGAAGAGACTGTTCAGAGTCTTCGCTACAAACAGCAAGCAAGTAACTTACCTCATTGGATGGATATTGATGAACTATGTTCTTACGTTCCATCCCATCCTGTCAAGCAAACTGTCTATGGCTGGGTATCCAACAAGCAGATTCCGTACCATAAGATTAACAAGGCATTGGCATTTCTTCAGTCTGAAATCGATGATTGGATGAAGCAAAGTCATTGTAAAAGCCAGGAAGAACTGGAGCATGAAGCTCTTGAATTCATTAAAAGACGCAAAACAATATAG
- the dnaK gene encoding molecular chaperone DnaK gives MGKIIGIDLGTTNSCVAVFEGNEPVVIANSEGKRTTPSVVGFVEGGERKIGDPAKRQAITNPKNTVYSIKRFMGETWQQTEKEISRVPFNVVNEGGYPRVDIDGRKYTPQEISAMVLQKMKKTAEDYLGQEVTEAVITVPAYFSDSQRQATKEAGQIAGLNVRRIVNEPTAAALAYGIDKTNKDMKIAVFDLGGGTFDISILDFGGGVFEVLSTNGDTHLGGDDFDQVIIDWLVQEFKNDEGADLKSDPMAMQRLKEAAEKAKIELSSTTSTEINLPYIMPVAGVPKHLVKTLTRAKFEQLAHNLIQACLVPCQNAVRDAGISTSDIDEVILVGGSSRIPAVQTLVKNYFGKEPSKGVNPDEVVAVGAAIQGAILNQETGQDIVLLDVTPLTLGIETLGGVMTKLIDANTTIPCKQSQVFSTAADNQTEVTIHVLQGERPMASQNKSLGQFNLTGIAPARRGVPQIEVTFDIDANGIVKVSAKDKATGKEQAIRIEASSGLSQDEINRMKAEAEANAENDKKERERIDKMNQADSMIFQTETFLNENGDKLGADKANVEAAVNQLKEAHKAGDVAAIDAAMNNLNQVMNAASQKMYQQAGAGQPGADAGQQQYQGGQQTQSNPNDDVQDADFEEVK, from the coding sequence ATGGGAAAGATTATTGGAATTGACTTAGGTACAACCAACAGCTGTGTAGCCGTATTCGAAGGCAACGAGCCTGTTGTGATTGCAAACAGCGAAGGTAAGCGTACCACACCTTCAGTAGTAGGTTTCGTTGAGGGTGGCGAGCGTAAGATTGGCGACCCCGCCAAGCGTCAGGCTATCACCAACCCCAAGAACACCGTTTATTCTATCAAGCGCTTCATGGGTGAGACATGGCAGCAGACCGAGAAAGAAATCTCACGCGTACCGTTTAATGTAGTTAACGAGGGTGGTTATCCCCGTGTTGACATCGACGGACGTAAGTACACTCCTCAGGAAATCTCAGCTATGGTACTTCAGAAGATGAAGAAGACCGCTGAGGACTACCTTGGACAGGAAGTTACTGAGGCCGTCATCACCGTGCCCGCTTACTTCTCTGACTCTCAGCGTCAGGCCACTAAGGAGGCTGGTCAGATTGCTGGTCTGAACGTACGTCGTATCGTGAACGAGCCTACAGCAGCTGCTCTGGCTTACGGTATCGATAAGACCAACAAGGACATGAAGATTGCCGTGTTCGACCTCGGTGGTGGTACTTTCGATATCTCTATCCTCGACTTCGGTGGTGGTGTGTTCGAGGTGCTCTCTACCAATGGTGATACTCACCTGGGTGGTGACGATTTCGACCAGGTTATCATTGACTGGCTGGTTCAGGAGTTCAAGAACGACGAAGGTGCCGACCTGAAGAGCGATCCTATGGCTATGCAGCGTCTGAAGGAGGCTGCCGAGAAGGCTAAGATTGAGCTGTCAAGCACTACCTCTACAGAGATTAACCTGCCTTACATCATGCCCGTAGCTGGTGTTCCCAAGCACTTGGTGAAGACCCTGACACGTGCTAAGTTTGAGCAGCTGGCTCACAACCTGATTCAGGCTTGCTTGGTACCTTGTCAGAACGCCGTTCGCGACGCAGGTATCTCTACTTCAGATATTGACGAGGTAATCCTCGTAGGTGGTTCAAGCCGTATCCCTGCTGTGCAGACTCTCGTTAAGAACTACTTCGGCAAGGAGCCTTCAAAGGGTGTTAACCCTGATGAGGTGGTAGCTGTAGGTGCTGCAATCCAGGGTGCTATCCTCAACCAGGAGACTGGCCAGGACATCGTGCTGCTCGACGTTACTCCTCTGACCCTCGGTATCGAGACCCTCGGTGGTGTGATGACCAAGCTGATTGATGCCAACACCACTATTCCTTGTAAGCAGAGTCAGGTATTCTCTACCGCTGCTGACAATCAGACAGAGGTAACCATCCATGTACTGCAGGGCGAGCGTCCTATGGCTTCTCAGAACAAGAGCCTGGGTCAGTTCAACCTCACTGGTATCGCTCCCGCTCGTCGTGGCGTGCCTCAGATTGAGGTTACCTTCGACATCGACGCTAACGGTATCGTGAAAGTAAGCGCTAAGGATAAGGCTACCGGTAAGGAGCAGGCTATCCGCATCGAAGCTTCATCAGGTCTGTCACAGGACGAGATCAACCGCATGAAGGCAGAGGCAGAAGCTAACGCCGAGAACGATAAGAAAGAGCGCGAGCGCATCGACAAGATGAATCAGGCCGACTCAATGATTTTCCAGACAGAGACCTTCCTCAACGAGAATGGTGACAAGCTGGGAGCCGACAAGGCCAACGTAGAGGCTGCTGTTAATCAGTTGAAAGAAGCTCACAAGGCTGGCGACGTAGCTGCTATCGACGCAGCCATGAACAACCTGAATCAGGTCATGAACGCCGCATCTCAGAAGATGTACCAGCAGGCAGGTGCAGGTCAGCCCGGTGCCGATGCAGGTCAGCAGCAGTATCAGGGTGGTCAGCAGACTCAGTCAAATCCTAACGACGACGTTCAGGATGCCGACTTCGAGGAGGTTAAATGA
- a CDS encoding cyclic GMP-AMP synthase DncV-like nucleotidyltransferase, translating to MANLYSNFQEFYDELQITDTKRQKMITSHNNLRTKVKNHFKEKHPEYKPSFYIQGSYKMGTTIRTKDDECDLDDGCYFIPKPGVSASTLQNWVMDAVTGTTDATPSHKNKCIRVQYAAGYHIDLPVYRKSTDNYTEHPELAIRDSGYEPSDPREVVVWFQGKKKDNDALVRLVSYLKSWTDTVRGFMPPGLAMTILASNNQKKHEGRDDIALRDTLKAIKASLDILFVCIVPATPYDNLFADYDEDRKQKFLEELDKFIEDADKAIEEKNKLKASKLWRKHLGDRFPLADDEDDETMSSLEKLRAIGKQVTAGIAATAKSGLINAAEGVKNIAHSNYGEE from the coding sequence ATGGCAAATTTATATTCAAATTTCCAAGAGTTTTACGACGAACTCCAAATCACCGACACGAAGCGTCAGAAAATGATTACTTCGCACAACAATCTGCGAACGAAAGTTAAAAACCATTTCAAGGAGAAGCATCCCGAATACAAGCCTTCATTCTATATCCAAGGCTCATACAAAATGGGGACTACTATCCGTACAAAGGATGACGAGTGCGACCTTGACGATGGTTGCTATTTCATTCCTAAACCCGGTGTTTCAGCCTCAACCCTTCAAAACTGGGTCATGGATGCCGTTACAGGCACCACCGATGCTACTCCTTCGCATAAGAATAAGTGCATTCGAGTGCAGTATGCTGCTGGTTATCATATTGACCTGCCAGTATATCGCAAGAGTACCGACAATTACACCGAACACCCGGAATTGGCTATTCGTGATAGCGGATATGAGCCAAGTGATCCTCGAGAGGTCGTTGTTTGGTTCCAAGGCAAGAAAAAAGACAACGATGCTTTAGTACGTCTTGTATCTTACCTTAAATCATGGACCGACACTGTTAGAGGGTTTATGCCTCCTGGCCTTGCCATGACTATTTTGGCTAGCAATAATCAGAAGAAACATGAAGGACGTGATGATATCGCTCTACGCGACACACTAAAAGCCATCAAGGCTTCTCTCGACATTTTGTTTGTATGCATCGTACCTGCTACTCCTTATGACAATCTCTTCGCAGATTATGACGAAGATCGCAAGCAGAAATTCCTTGAGGAGTTAGACAAGTTCATAGAAGATGCCGATAAGGCCATCGAGGAAAAAAATAAACTAAAGGCTAGCAAACTCTGGCGCAAGCATCTTGGAGATAGATTTCCTCTGGCCGATGATGAAGATGACGAGACGATGAGTAGTCTTGAAAAACTTCGCGCTATCGGCAAACAAGTTACTGCAGGAATAGCAGCAACTGCCAAAAGTGGTCTGATAAATGCTGCAGAAGGTGTAAAAAACATTGCTCATTCTAATTATGGCGAAGAATAA
- a CDS encoding AlpA family transcriptional regulator, with product MPEAKFQIKRKCEVCGNTFIAKTLDSRYCCRHCTDIAYKKRKAAKTKEEQLNLIAQHIPSERDYISVKEAVAMYAISRDTIYRLIRKGRLPYINIGERLTRISREQLEMIVPLREEPIKDEHLLPRLYDMEPENCYTIGEISMKFRIDDSTVWAHIRKYSIPTRQIGNYVYAPKKEIDNLYKSL from the coding sequence ATGCCAGAAGCTAAATTTCAAATCAAACGCAAGTGTGAAGTATGTGGGAACACCTTTATCGCAAAGACATTAGATTCCCGCTACTGTTGTAGACATTGTACTGACATTGCCTACAAAAAACGAAAGGCTGCAAAAACCAAAGAAGAGCAACTGAACCTAATTGCTCAACACATTCCTAGTGAAAGAGATTATATCAGTGTGAAGGAGGCTGTCGCAATGTATGCCATCAGCAGGGATACCATCTATCGTCTGATACGCAAAGGCCGACTACCTTATATAAATATAGGGGAAAGGCTCACCCGCATTTCTCGCGAGCAGTTGGAAATGATAGTTCCTTTGCGTGAAGAGCCCATCAAGGATGAGCATTTACTACCACGTCTATACGACATGGAGCCAGAGAATTGTTATACCATCGGCGAAATCTCCATGAAATTCAGGATAGACGATAGTACAGTATGGGCGCATATCAGAAAGTATTCCATCCCTACCCGGCAAATTGGGAACTATGTCTATGCGCCCAAAAAGGAAATCGACAACTTGTACAAATCGCTTTAA